From one Lotus japonicus ecotype B-129 chromosome 3, LjGifu_v1.2 genomic stretch:
- the LOC130744845 gene encoding uncharacterized protein LOC130744845 — protein MESRKRIPKPVASASQKRAKGVGVSTPSGASKLASDAQTEVADKEGGGGAAIQTDVHEHSTSNPPSRENSPAPIPAKSKTEGVEKPPKAASSAKKTPSSEGRRKVRSKSRHKSPRRSRSSTNSSPSKDSACQVSLYFSCFADSFNMRFTLSKGHKRGFSCRRLRVQLLPSAKQSPFQAKMTALCLLQNRLPLCNIRLKTKVALHLMCLVKSSTLYLRRTRWQLWIASSMAPWNGTLHPVKLMLLLRLLNQVG, from the exons ATGGAG AGCCGGAAACGGATACCTAAGcctgttgcttcggccagtcagaagagggccaagggggttggtgtttccacccctagtggggcttctaagttggcatctgatgctcaaacagaagtcgctgacaaagagggtggtggcggcgccgccattcag actgatgttcatgagcactctacctccaatcctccatcccgtgagaattccccagctcccattcctgcaaaatccaaaactgaaggtgtcgagaaacctcccaaggccgcatcTTCAGCTAAGAAGACCCCCTcatctgagggaaggaggaaggtcaggagcaaatctcgtcataagtctcctcgccgttccagaagctccaccaactcgagcccttccaaagactctgcttgccaggtatctttatactTTTCATGTTTTGCTGACTCCTTTAATATGcgttttactttatcgaaaggACATAAAAGGGGTTTTTCTTGCAGGAGACTCAGGGTACAACTTCTCCCATCCGCGAAGCAGAGCCCCTTCCAGGCAAAGATGACagccctatgcctcctccaaaatcggCTGCCACTGTGCAACATTCGCCTCAAAACAAaggtggctcttcatctcatgtgtctagtgaaaagctcgacactttatttgaggaggacccgctggcagctttggatagcttcctcgatggcaccttggaatgggacTCTCCACCCCGTCAAGTTGATGctactgctgagactgctcaatcaagtggggtag